A window from Borrelia sp. P9F1 encodes these proteins:
- a CDS encoding DNA topoisomerase IV subunit B produces the protein MKTNSYDESKIITLSSLEHIRLRSGMYIGRLGDGSNVDDGIYVLIKEIIDNSIDEFIMGYGKEIFIRKENNIIGVRDYGRGIPLGKVVESVSVINTGAKYNDDVFQFSVGLNGVGTKAVNALSSRFLVRSIRDGKFFEALFSKGSLMKTSEGNSDERNGTYVEFLADTEIFGKYRYSEDFLNRRFFHYACLNKGLKINYNDQIFESKKGLLDFINSEIKNEDLLYDFVYYSNKTLEFAFSHTSNYGETYFSFVNGQYTSDGGTHQTGFREGFARAINDFLKKTYSSTDIREGLVATLSVKIKDPIFESQTKNKLGNIETRGNVAKEVQRIISEILYKNKTLAKAIESKVVDNERLRKELSSVRKEAKERAKKISFKIPKLKDCKFHFNEKGIQSEVTMIFLTEGDSATGSMVSCRDVYTQAIFSLRGKPQNMFEKSKSEIYKNEELYNMMVALGIEESIENLRYNKVVIATDADFDGFHIRNLLLTFFLTYFEDLVLNGHMYILETPLFRVRNKKTTIYCYSEEEKQKAMLEVNNPEVTRFKGLGEISPSEFRGFIDIANIKLTKVDLFNIRDIKEKLGFYMGQNTPERRRFIMENLI, from the coding sequence ATGAAAACAAATAGTTACGATGAGAGCAAAATTATTACCCTTTCTTCTCTTGAGCATATTAGATTGCGGTCTGGGATGTACATAGGGAGGCTTGGGGATGGTTCTAATGTTGATGATGGTATTTATGTTTTAATTAAAGAAATAATTGACAATTCCATTGATGAATTTATTATGGGTTATGGTAAGGAAATCTTTATAAGAAAAGAAAATAATATTATTGGAGTCAGGGATTATGGGCGAGGTATTCCTCTTGGAAAAGTTGTAGAGAGTGTTTCTGTTATCAATACTGGCGCTAAGTATAATGATGATGTGTTTCAATTTTCTGTGGGGCTTAATGGGGTTGGAACTAAAGCTGTTAACGCTTTAAGTTCAAGATTTTTAGTAAGATCAATAAGGGATGGTAAATTCTTTGAGGCTCTTTTTTCTAAGGGAAGTTTGATGAAGACTTCAGAGGGTAATTCTGATGAGAGGAATGGCACTTATGTTGAATTTTTAGCAGATACAGAAATTTTTGGCAAATATAGGTATAGTGAGGATTTTTTAAATAGAAGGTTTTTTCATTATGCCTGTTTAAATAAGGGTCTTAAAATTAATTATAATGATCAAATTTTTGAGTCTAAGAAGGGGCTTTTAGATTTTATAAACTCTGAGATTAAAAATGAAGATCTACTTTATGATTTTGTTTATTATTCGAATAAGACTTTAGAATTTGCCTTTTCTCATACAAGTAATTATGGAGAGACATATTTCTCATTTGTAAATGGTCAGTATACTAGTGATGGAGGGACACACCAGACAGGGTTTAGAGAAGGCTTTGCTAGGGCTATTAATGATTTTCTTAAGAAGACATATTCATCTACTGATATTAGAGAAGGGCTTGTGGCCACCCTTTCTGTTAAGATAAAAGACCCAATATTTGAAAGTCAGACTAAAAATAAACTTGGCAATATTGAAACTAGAGGTAATGTCGCTAAAGAAGTGCAGAGGATAATTTCAGAGATTCTTTATAAGAATAAGACCCTGGCAAAGGCAATTGAGAGTAAGGTGGTTGATAATGAGCGCCTTAGGAAAGAATTAAGTAGTGTAAGGAAGGAAGCGAAGGAGAGAGCAAAGAAGATATCTTTTAAGATACCTAAGCTTAAAGATTGTAAATTTCATTTTAATGAAAAAGGTATTCAATCTGAGGTTACTATGATATTCCTAACAGAAGGGGATTCTGCAACAGGTTCAATGGTGTCTTGCAGGGATGTGTACACGCAGGCTATATTTTCTCTTAGGGGTAAGCCTCAAAACATGTTTGAGAAGAGTAAGTCTGAGATATACAAAAATGAGGAACTTTACAATATGATGGTTGCTCTTGGTATTGAAGAATCGATTGAAAATTTAAGATATAACAAGGTGGTGATCGCTACGGATGCTGATTTTGATGGGTTTCATATTAGGAATTTACTTTTAACATTTTTCTTAACTTATTTTGAAGATTTGGTTTTAAATGGGCATATGTATATATTAGAAACCCCACTTTTCAGGGTAAGGAATAAAAAAACTACTATTTATTGTTACTCTGAGGAAGAGAAGCAGAAGGCTATGCTTGAGGTTAATAATCCTGAAGTGACAAGGTTTAAGGGACTTGGAGAGATTTCTCCAAGTGAGTTTAGGGGCTTTATCGATATTGCTAATATTAAGCTTACAAAGGTTGATCTTTTCAATATTAGAGATATAAAAGAAAAGTTGGGGTTTTATATGGGACAAAATACTCCTGAGAGGCGTCGCTTTATTATGGAGAATTTAATTTAA